The DNA sequence CATCCCGGATCATCCTCATAAGATCTCATGGATTGATGCGGCTGATTCGGGTCGGCAGGCCAAGAATCGAAAGAACAAGGCAGGCAGGTGACCCCTTTGGGGATCGCCCGCCTGCCTTTGCTGGTGATTCGGAGAAATGGGACCGGCTGAACGCCCTGGTCTCCCCTCATTCTCTGCTTATACTTGCCGCTCCTAGTTGGAGGATCCGCAGACGTATTGCTCTGCTTCCTGGGACGCTTCAATCTGGCGGATCAGTTCAACCCGACCGGCATGGCGACCGCCTTCAAACTCAGCCTTGAGCCACTCGTCGACGATCATTTTTGCCAGGTCCGGTCCGACAACGCGGGCTCCCATGCACAGGATGTTGGTATCATTGTGCATGCGGGACAGTTTGGCGGAATAGGGTTCAGAACAAACCACCGCACGGATGCCCCGGACTTTGTTGGCGGAAATGGAAATGCCTATTCCGCTTCCGCAGAACAGCATGCCTTTTTCAAATTCGCCCGAAGCCACTTTCTTGGCCACGATCTCGCCATATACCGGATAATCTGCCCGATCCCTTGAATGAGTTCCAAAATCCACATATTCTACGCCAAGCTCA is a window from the Clostridiaceae bacterium HFYG-1003 genome containing:
- the rpiB gene encoding ribose 5-phosphate isomerase B, whose amino-acid sequence is MKIAIGNDHAAYDFKLEILKYLDELGVEYVDFGTHSRDRADYPVYGEIVAKKVASGEFEKGMLFCGSGIGISISANKVRGIRAVVCSEPYSAKLSRMHNDTNILCMGARVVGPDLAKMIVDEWLKAEFEGGRHAGRVELIRQIEASQEAEQYVCGSSN